The Amycolatopsis umgeniensis DNA segment CCGGAGCACCGCGACGACATCGGGGCACCGCCGGGCCGCATGTACTGCTGTGTCTCACGCGCGACGTCCAGGCTCGATCTCGACCTCTGAGCCGTCGTGGTTAGGCTCGTGCGGATGGTGGAGCCCGCATACGATCCCGAACTCGCCGCCGTACTGCCCGCGCTCGCGGGGAAGGTGCCGGTCGGCATGACGGCGGATCAGCTGGAGCGCTACCGGGCGCTGGAGTTCCCGTCCATCGAGGAGCAGATCGGCGATCGGCCGGTCACCTGGACGGATCACACGATCGCCGGTCACGGCGGGGCGGAGATCACGGTCTCGGTCATCGCGCGCGAGGACCATCGCGGTGGCGGTCCGGGGATCTACCACGTCCACGGCGGCGGGATGGTGATGGGCGATCGGTTCGCTTCGGTGGGTCCACTCGTCGATTGGGCGATGAAGTACGACGCCGTCGCGGTCACCGTCGAGTTCCGGCGCGCGCCCGAGCATCCGCATCCGGTACCGGTGGAGGACTGCTACGCCGGTCTCGAATGGATGGCCGCGCACGCGGACGAGCTGGGATTCGACCCGGAAAGGCTGGTCATCTTCGGCGGGAGCGGCGGAGGCGGTCTCGCCGCCGGTGTCACGCTGCTGGCACGCGATCGCGGTGGACCGGCGCTGTCCGGTCAGCTGCTCCAATGTCCGATGATCGACGACCGCAACGAAACTGTCTCCGCGCGGGAGTACGACGGTGTCGGCGTCTGGGACCGGACCAGCAACCTGACCGCCTGGACGATGGTCCTGGGCGAGCGGCGGGGCACGCCCGGTGTCTCGCCGTACGCCGCCCCGGCCCGCGCGACGGATCTCGGCGGATTGCCGCCGACGTTCCTCGACGTCGCCGCCGTCGAAGTGTTCCGTGACGAGGCCGTGGCCTTCGCCAGCGCCATCTGGGCCGCCGGTGGCGAGGCGGAATTGCACGTCTGGGGCGGCGCTTTCCACGGTTTCCACGACCTCGCGCCGGCGTCGGCTGTCGCTCGATCGTGTGTCGCCGCGCGGGAGTCCTGGTTGGAACGGCTGCTCGCCAGGCCCCGATAGCTTGCCCGGGTGGTCATCTCCCGCTCGAATTGCCGGTGGCACGGAGCGGTGTAACCCTGGTCATACCGAACGACACCACCACCACGAATCACAGGAGTCGTTATGACCACCACCGAAATGCCCGCTGTCCACGAATGCACGGTCAGCGGATGTTCTTACAATCACGACGGCTGTCACGCTTTCGCCATCACGGTGGGCGGAGGCAATGGCTCGGCCGATTGCGGAACGTTCGTCCCGCTGAATACCAAGGGCGGTCTCGATCGGGTGACCGCGCAGGTCGGCGCCTGCTCGCGGTCCGATTGCCGTCACAATTCCGCACTGGAATGCACCGCTTCGAGCGTCCGTGTCGGACCAGGCGAAGGCGGTCACGCCGCGAACTGCCTGACCTACGCGCCGTAGTCTCGATCCGCAAGTCCGTGAAGGCCTCCTTGAGGGATCAAGCGTCCCTCAAGGAGGCCTTCACGGATCAGGCCTGACGGATTTTGCCTAGTCGGGTACTCGCAATTCGGTGCTGCCGTTGAAGACCGTGATACCGCGGCGTTTTCAGCCTGCCCGGGAAACGTGACAAGATCCGGCTGAAAGGTGTTCAGCTGCCGGTCTGGGCGCACGTGGCGGCGTCGGTGCCGAGGATCGGGTCGGTGACCGGGCGGTTGGTGATGGTCTGGGTGTCCTGGGTGGTCAGCGCGCCGTCGCGAAGGGTGTAGACGGTGCGGGTGCCGCTGTAGGTGAGCTGTGCGGCGCTGACGTCGTCGGCCTCGGCGGCGACGGTCTCGAAGGTGCGTCCGCCACCGTTGAGCGGGGTGCACTGGTAGCCGAGGTGGGCGGCGACGCCACCGCCTTCGGCGACCGAGAGCGGCTTGCTGTCGTTGTCGACGACCTGGCTGAGGTTGCGGCCGTCGAAGTGCAGCGCGGTGAAGAACGTGGTGTTGGCCCCGACGGACTGGGTGACGATGAGTTCCGCGCGGCCGTCACCGTTGAGGTCGGTGACACGCGGGGCCTCGAGCGGCACGGAGCCGTCCGCGGGCAGGTGGATCGAGGTGAAGGCGCCGTTCACGGTGGCGGAGATGACCTGGTCGGTGGCGCTGGTCAGCTGCGCGGTGACGGTCTCGATCTCGCCGTCGCCGTCGAGGTCGGCCACGGTGGTGACCGGGTCGCTCGCCGGGGCGGCGGCCAGCGGGTTGCTGAGCGGGTGGGCCAGCGCCGGGGCGATGGCGGCGAGGCTCAGGGCCGCGGCGATGCCGGTGATGGTGGCGGTACGGATGATGCCGGTGTGGTTCATGATGTCTCCCTCCACGCTTCCGGTGATCTTTTCACCGAAAGTGTTCTCACAAGGGGAGACGGCCACGAGGCCGGGAAGTGCAGTGAGAGTGTGATGTGCCACACAAGCGCAACCCCGTGCCGAAACGCCCGTGTGGCCGCCCTCGGGACAGGGCGGGCCACACGATGCGAGAGCGGACTGGCGAGGGTTGTCGGGTCGCCCGGCGCGCCGGCTGCCGATGTCGCGAAAGCCACTTTCGGGACGTCTGATGTCCCGAAAGTGGCTTTCGCGACATCGGAGCGGCGAAGGTGTCGGCCGGGGTGGTCGTGAGTCGGGTTCTGTTGAGGAGAAAGCCAACCGTGGCGTGTTCTCGAGCGGGTGGCACGGAGCCTTGCGCCCCCAAGTCCGTGAAGGCCTCCTTCACTACCTTGAACGTAGGGAAGGAGGCCTTCACGGACTTACCCCTCAACAGCGCGACTCACGACCTCTAGTCCCTCGCTAGCCGATCGCCCACCGTTGGAGCGCGGAGCCGGTGTCGGCCCGTTGCGTGACGGCGGCACCGTCCGAAGTGGACGCCGTGGTCAGGAGCAGTCCCGACCGGACGCTGCTGAGCTTGTAGGTCCCATCGGGCTGTTTCGTCGCGGTCCAGCGCTGGTTGGGCCCGCCGGTGCACGTCCATTGGATGACGCGCGCACCCGCGCCGGTGGCCCCGCCTTCGACGTCGGCGCACAGTTTCGAATGCGTGTTGGTCAGCGTGTAGGAGCCGTCGGACTGCCTGGTGAACTGCCACTTCTGGTTGGCGCCCTGGTTCGGCGCCCAGGTGACCAGCGGCGTACCGGTTGTCGTGGACGAGTCCGGGTCGTCGAGGTTCTTGCCGGACGCGGACAGGGTGCGGACTCCTTCGAGAGTGCCCGCGCCGGCGTCGGTGAACTTCAGCGTCTGCTCGGCCGCGGTCCGGCCGCCGCCGACCGTGCTGCCCGTGGTGTCGGTCCAGGACCGCAGGGGAGTGGTTTCCGCCAGGCGTGCCGTCTTGCCGGAAAGGCCGAGCACCAGCCCGCTGTAGCGGTTCACCAGCCGGAAGGTTCCGGCGTCCACGGTGGACCGGATGATGAACCACTGCTGTCCCACCGTCGAAGCCGAGGTCACGGTGGGTTTCGCGCCCCAGGCCCGGCCTGCCTGCACGGCGTCGACGCCGAGGAACTGGCCCGTGGCGGCGTTGGTGACGCGGTACGAGCCGTCGCCGTCGGCGGAGAACTGCCACGCTTCGCGGTCGGATCCGGTCGTGCTCGCGACCGACGTCGTCGCGCTTCCGTTGCCCTGCGCGAGAACACGGCCGTCACCGAGACCGACGCGGTACTTGCGGGAAGTGTCCACAGGGGACGGTGCGGGAGCGGAGGATGTGATGGTCTGGGTGGTGTACTCGCCGCCCGCGTTGCCGGAGCACGCCACCGCGCAGTACGACCGGAACTGCTTGCCGATGATGGTCGAGTTCGTCTTGTTCGCGGCGTCGACGAACCAGCGGTACCAGGACTGGTTGGTGTAGCTCCCGGTGTCGCCGATCAGCCGCCACTTCTGCGTCGCCAGGTCGTCGGTCACGTAGTACCGCTGCGGGACGACGCTGTCGACGGCCTCCGGCGCACCGATGTAGAGCCCGAGATGCGCGTTGTAGGCGATGTTCATGATGAACAGATCGGATTTGCGCGGCAGCTGCCCCGCGGCGATCTGCTGGCTGACGTTGCCGGTGTTGGCGGGGTCGTAGTCGTCCGCGACGGGCGTGTAGCCCTTGTCGCCCGCCGAAGCCACGGGGACCATGTTGCTCTCGCGGCCGCCGACGCCGGGCTGGGTCCAGCCGCCGTCGAACCACTTCTGCCACGAACCGGTCGCCATCTTGCCCGAGATCGGCGCGCGGGCGACGTGCGCCAGGCCGGTCATCGGGCCGCCGGCGCCCGCCTTCGGAACGATGCGCGAGCCGTAATAGACGTAGAAGTACCCGGAGGCGGTGTCGACGAACAGGCGCGGGTCGCCGTCACCGTAGTCGAACGTCTGATGGGGGAAGGCCGCCGTGTCCCCGCGTTTCGTGCTGTGGGGCGAGGTGATCGCGTGGTCCTTGATGGCCCACGTCTTGCCCCGGTCCTTCGACACGGCCATGTCGATCGCGTCGTAGTGGGAGAACGAGTACGCGCCGAACGGCTCGGGCGTGAACTCGTTGTGGATCAGGCCGTACCAGTCGCCGGTGTCCGGATCGACCCAGGTGCCGACGAGGTCGCAGAAGTTGCGCTGCGAGTAGCCCGATCCGGCGGGCGGATCGGTGGATTCCTTGCCGGTGGGGCTGTTGTTGCAGCGCCAGGTCGTGTCGTCGTTGCGGTCGGCGGGATTGGCCGGGTTCACCGCGTCGCTGATCGGGTTCTTGGTGAAACTGTCGAAGTCGCGTCCGCTGAAGAACTCCCACTCACGCGGCTGGTCCGCGCCGTAGAGCGCGGCCGCCTGCTGGAAGTAGAACGTGCCGTCCTTGTCGACATAGGTACTCGCCGGGGTGTCGGTGGTCGGGCTGAACGACTTCTTGGCGTCGACCGTGATGGTGTACGTCGCGTCCGGCGGCGCGGCGTCGGACGACACCGGTACCACCGTGGTCGCCGCCACGGCCAACGCCGCGGCGCCGAGAAGAGGCAGGGTCCGCATGACTCTCTCCCAAGGGTGACCCGCACCACAGTTGGCGGGGCGGTCGCCGATGTTATGAATGTTACTGCTCGTAAGTCAACGCGTTCGCTCAACTTCAAGCGTGGTTCATGCACTTATTGCGCGGAAAGTCCAAGCGGTGCCGAACGGAAGTCCAAGGTCAGTCTTCGGGCACCAGCGGCGGGTCGTCGGGGGAGGGGATCTGCGAACTCCAGCCGCCGGGGACGGCCTGGACGCGCGACTCGCGGAATCGCCCGGGGGAGACACCGACCCGGCGGGTGAACAGGCGGCTGAAGTAGGCGGCGTCCTCGTAGCCGATCGCCTGGGCCACCCCCTGCACCGGCAGCCGGGTGGTGGCCAGGAGCTCTTTCGCGCGGTTGAGACGGAGGGTCAGCAGGTGATCCTTCAGCCCCGACTCGGTGCTCCGGCGGACGGCCGCGCGCAGTTCGGGCAGCGTCATGCCGCGGCGGGCCGCGATCTCGGCGACGCTGATCGGCAGCAGGGCGTCGCGCGCCAGCGCCTCCAGCAGGGAACCGCCGCTGGGCGTACGGTCGGCGCGGGCCCGGCGCAGTGCCACCAGCAGGTGGTGCACGGCCGCCGAGGCGTCGACCTGCGCCAGCGGGCTGCCGCCTCGCGCGCAGCGCACGATCCGGCTCACGATGTCGCGGACGACCTCGACGTCGCCCAGCGGCACCACCGGCTCCCAGGGGGTGACGTAGCCGAGTTCCACGTAGGCGTCCACGGCGCTGCCGTCGAAGTCGACGAAACACTCTTCCCAGCCGTGCGCGGAGTCGGGCGCGTAGTGGTGCCCGACCCCGGGGACGAGCCACAGCAGGGCGGGAGCGACGACCTCCCGCCGCTCCCCGCCCGCCACGGCGAACCAGCCGCGCCCCTTGGACACCACGACGGCCACGTAGTGGTCGAGCACGCGGGGCCCGACGACGGGCAGGACGCCGTGCTGCAGCCCGACGCCGAGGCACACCAAGCCCAGCCGTCTGTGCACGGCGGACGGTGTGAAGTACCGCATCCAGGTCCGGTAACCCATCCCAGCATCCTCGCGCACGCGATCACCCGAGCGCGGCGTCGAGGGTGACCGCGGCGTCGATGAGCGCGAGATGGGTGAAGGCCTGCGGGAAGTTGCCGAGCTGCTCGCCGCTCGGCGCGATCTCCTCGGCGTAGAGACCGACGTGGTTGGCGTAGGTCAGCATCTTCTCGAACGCCGCCCGCGCTTCGTCCAGCCTGCCGGCGCGGGCCAGCGCGTCGACATAGGCGAAGCTGCACAAGGAGAAAGTGCCTTCCGAGCCCGCCAGGCCGTCCGGGGACGCGGCCGGGTCGTAGCGGTGGACCAGGCTGTCGGTGACCAGATCGGTCCCGATCGCGTCGAGCGTGGAGAGCCACAGCGGATCCCGTGACGGGAGGAAACCGGTGCGGGGCATCCGCAGCAGCGACGCGTCCAGTTCGTCCCCCGTGTAGTGCTGGACGAACGCCTGCCGTGTCCGGTGCCAGCCCTGGTTCAGGATCTGGTCGTAGATGCTGTCGCGCTGCCACGTCCAGTCCTCGACCGGGGCGGGACGGCCGTACGTGTTCGCCAGCCGGAGGCCGCGGTCGAAGGCGACCCAGCTCATCAGGCGTCCGTAGGTGAAGGACCGGCGCCCGGCCCTGGACTCCCAGATGCCCTCCTCGGGCTGGTCCCAGTGTTCCCCGAGCCAGTCGAGCGCCGCGCGGACCGCCGTCCAGCCGCGATGGGGCAGCCCGAAACCCGCCCTGTCGGCGGCGAAGACGCTGTCCAGAGCCTCGCCGTAGATGTCGAGTTGCAGCTGCCCCGCCGCGTCGTTGCCGATCCGGACCGGACTCGATCCGCGATACCCGGACCAGTGCACGAGGTCCTCCTCGCGGAGGTCCTTCGCGCCGTCCACGCGGTAGAGCACGGCCAGCGGACCTCCC contains these protein-coding regions:
- a CDS encoding DUF1540 domain-containing protein, producing MTTTEMPAVHECTVSGCSYNHDGCHAFAITVGGGNGSADCGTFVPLNTKGGLDRVTAQVGACSRSDCRHNSALECTASSVRVGPGEGGHAANCLTYAP
- a CDS encoding alpha/beta hydrolase, encoding MVEPAYDPELAAVLPALAGKVPVGMTADQLERYRALEFPSIEEQIGDRPVTWTDHTIAGHGGAEITVSVIAREDHRGGGPGIYHVHGGGMVMGDRFASVGPLVDWAMKYDAVAVTVEFRRAPEHPHPVPVEDCYAGLEWMAAHADELGFDPERLVIFGGSGGGGLAAGVTLLARDRGGPALSGQLLQCPMIDDRNETVSAREYDGVGVWDRTSNLTAWTMVLGERRGTPGVSPYAAPARATDLGGLPPTFLDVAAVEVFRDEAVAFASAIWAAGGEAELHVWGGAFHGFHDLAPASAVARSCVAARESWLERLLARPR
- a CDS encoding FG-GAP repeat domain-containing protein codes for the protein MNHTGIIRTATITGIAAALSLAAIAPALAHPLSNPLAAAPASDPVTTVADLDGDGEIETVTAQLTSATDQVISATVNGAFTSIHLPADGSVPLEAPRVTDLNGDGRAELIVTQSVGANTTFFTALHFDGRNLSQVVDNDSKPLSVAEGGGVAAHLGYQCTPLNGGGRTFETVAAEADDVSAAQLTYSGTRTVYTLRDGALTTQDTQTITNRPVTDPILGTDAATCAQTGS
- a CDS encoding RICIN domain-containing protein, with translation MRTLPLLGAAALAVAATTVVPVSSDAAPPDATYTITVDAKKSFSPTTDTPASTYVDKDGTFYFQQAAALYGADQPREWEFFSGRDFDSFTKNPISDAVNPANPADRNDDTTWRCNNSPTGKESTDPPAGSGYSQRNFCDLVGTWVDPDTGDWYGLIHNEFTPEPFGAYSFSHYDAIDMAVSKDRGKTWAIKDHAITSPHSTKRGDTAAFPHQTFDYGDGDPRLFVDTASGYFYVYYGSRIVPKAGAGGPMTGLAHVARAPISGKMATGSWQKWFDGGWTQPGVGGRESNMVPVASAGDKGYTPVADDYDPANTGNVSQQIAAGQLPRKSDLFIMNIAYNAHLGLYIGAPEAVDSVVPQRYYVTDDLATQKWRLIGDTGSYTNQSWYRWFVDAANKTNSTIIGKQFRSYCAVACSGNAGGEYTTQTITSSAPAPSPVDTSRKYRVGLGDGRVLAQGNGSATTSVASTTGSDREAWQFSADGDGSYRVTNAATGQFLGVDAVQAGRAWGAKPTVTSASTVGQQWFIIRSTVDAGTFRLVNRYSGLVLGLSGKTARLAETTPLRSWTDTTGSTVGGGRTAAEQTLKFTDAGAGTLEGVRTLSASGKNLDDPDSSTTTGTPLVTWAPNQGANQKWQFTRQSDGSYTLTNTHSKLCADVEGGATGAGARVIQWTCTGGPNQRWTATKQPDGTYKLSSVRSGLLLTTASTSDGAAVTQRADTGSALQRWAIG
- a CDS encoding helix-turn-helix domain-containing protein yields the protein MGYRTWMRYFTPSAVHRRLGLVCLGVGLQHGVLPVVGPRVLDHYVAVVVSKGRGWFAVAGGERREVVAPALLWLVPGVGHHYAPDSAHGWEECFVDFDGSAVDAYVELGYVTPWEPVVPLGDVEVVRDIVSRIVRCARGGSPLAQVDASAAVHHLLVALRRARADRTPSGGSLLEALARDALLPISVAEIAARRGMTLPELRAAVRRSTESGLKDHLLTLRLNRAKELLATTRLPVQGVAQAIGYEDAAYFSRLFTRRVGVSPGRFRESRVQAVPGGWSSQIPSPDDPPLVPED